From the Planktothricoides raciborskii GIHE-MW2 genome, the window GCGGAATGCAAGAACAACTGGGTCACTACGGGGCGATTATTATTGATCCGATTCAACCAGACCCTTTTGCGTGCAATCGCGACTATGTAATTCTGATCTCAGATTGGACTTTTGAAAATCCCCATCAGATTATGAAAAATCTGAAAAAAATGGGGGCTTACTACAACTATCAAAGACGAACTGTTAGCACTTTCTTTGAAGATATCCATTGGCGACAAATGCGAATGGATCCGACAGATATTGCGGATGTTACAGGTGCAACCTATACCTATTTAATGAATGGTTTAGCACCCGAATCAAACTGGACAGGACTATTTAAACCCGGTGAAAAAGTGCGACTCAGATTTATTAATGCTTCAGCGATGACCTTTTTTGACATTCGCATTCCTGGTTTAAAAATGACGGTCATCCAAGGAGATGGTCAAAATGTCCAACCTGTCACCGTAGATGAGTTTCGTATTGGTGTAGCAGAAACTTATGATGTAATTGTTGAACCCCAAGATGAGCAAGCCTACACTATTTTTGCTGAAACAATGGATCGCAGTGGTTATGCTCGCGGAACTTTAGCCATTCGTCAAGGGTTGAGTGCAGCCATTCCCGATCGCCGCGAACGTCCTCTGAGAACAATGGCAGATATGGGAATGGATCATTCCGAACATTCCGAACATTCGGGACATAATATGTCTGGAAATTCCGAACATTCGGGACATTCGGGACATTCGGGACATGATATGTCCAGTCATAGCGAACATTCGGGACATTCGGGACATGATATGTCCAGTCATAGCGAACATTCGGGACATGATATGTCTAGCGAAGATATGCCCAATTTTGACTGGCAAATAAATGAATCCAGGAATCATGGTCGGGGTCAAGCTGGTACACCAATGATGGTAAAAAATCGGTTGAATGAGCCGGGAATTGGCTTAGAAAATACCGGAACTCGCGTATTAGTTTATACTGACCTCCGCAGCGTAGCGCCCCGTGAAGACCAACGCAAGCCGGAACGAGAAATTGAGCTACATTTGACCGGGAATATGGAACGGTATATGTGGTCATTTAATGGCAAAAAATATTCAGAAGAAAAAGAAATTACTTTTTATTACGGGGAACGACTCCGTTTAACCTTTGTAAATCAAACAATGATGGAGCATCCGATTCATTTACATGGAATGTGGATGGAATTAGATAATGGGGCGGGAGAATATAAGCCTCGCAAACATACGGTGATTGTTAAACCTGCGGAAAAAATGTCTGTGGAAGTGAATGTGGATGCGCGAGGAAAATGGGCATTTCACTGCCATCTAATGTATCACATGGAAATGGGAATGTTTAGAACGATCGCAGTTGTTGACCGTGCGGCGGAGGTAGGCTAAGTGAAGGGAAAACAAATCAGTATTTGTTTGAATGTAATCTTAAATCTAATCGGCATAACCGGCACTTTAACTTTAGCCAATATTTTGGCTTATCCTCTGTCAAGTTACGGTGAACCAGCTAAAGAATTGGATAATTTTTATCCAACTTTAGAGTCATTGGAGTCAACGGAGTGGCAGTTTTCCCAGTCCCACGATCACTCAGATCATCACTCAGATCATAACTCATATCATCACTCTAATAATCACTCCGATCATAACTCTAATCATCACTCAGATCATCACTCAGGAGAACATGATTGGCCCGAACCCATCCATGATAATCACACCTATTCGTTAATATTGCTTGAGCAATTGGAATATCGAGCCAATGAAGGGGAAGATTCATTAAATTGGGATGCGGTCAGTTGGGTGGGTGGAGACTATGAAAGACTGTGGATTAAAACCGAAGGAGAAGTCGGTTTAGAAGATGGCAATGGTGAAGCTGAACTTCAACTGCTTTACGGTCAATTAATCACCCCCTTTTTTGATGGACAAGTGGGTTTAGCCTATCAGCAATTGTATGGCGATACTTCCAAAGGACGTGCTTTTGGCGTGGTTGGAGTCCAAGGAATGCTGCCTTATATGGTTGAAACCGATGCCGCTATTTTTATTAGTCACAAAGGGGATATTTCCGCGAAATTATCCGCCGAAAAACAATTGCTTCTTTCCCAACGGTTAATTTTAGAACCAAAATTAGAAACTCATTTGGCAATTCAAGACGTAGAAGAGTTTGGGGTCGGTTCAGGAATTAATGACCTGGAATTGGGCTTACGCTTGCGCTATGAAATTAATCGGGAGTTGGCGCCGTATATGGGCATTAACTGGACGCGCAAATTTGGCAAAACAGCGGATTTTGCCAAAGAAGAAGGGGAGGCGGTGGATAATTTTGCTGTAGTTGGGGGACTGCGGTTAATGTTTTAAATAAAATGTGATTAATGAAATGTGATTAATAAAATGTTATTAGCTGACTTTCTGTTTTCTTGATCTAATAATTTCCTGGCGTTAGACGTAGGGGCGGTTCGCTTTCCCGCCCCTACAAGCATCTGGTGGTTTGGCATATGTAGTGGCGCAAGCATTGCGCCTCCTGATAATTGTATCAACCTTAATTTAAATCAATATAAATCTAGGTTTTTTTATAAAAAAATAATATATTTAATAATTAGATTTATTACGGCGATGTTCTTTATATAAATGAAATAAAGAAGTGCTACAAGATGTGGTGATAATTAATAAAATAATCGGCAATAAATATTTATCGATATCTTCACCAATTAAATTTCCTAAAGAATATCCGAGTAACGGCATTCCAAAGCCCCAAACGACTCCCCCACCCACGTTATAAATTAAAAACGTCCGGTAGTTCATTTCCGCAATGCCCGCGACAATACAGCCAAAAGTCCTAATAATGGGCAGAAATCTGGCCATTAAAATAGTTTGTTTGCCGTGCCTTTCATAGAAGTTATGGGCGGTGATTAAATGCTTTTTATGAAAAAACCAAGAATCCTCTTTGGTAAATAAGCGGCGACCAAAGCGATGACCCGTGGCATATCCCACATTATTCCCCAGTACCGCACAAACAAATACTCCCATTGTCAGGACGCCAATATTAAATAACCCTTGGGAGGCAAAAACCCCAGCGGTAAATAACATACTATTTCCAGGCAATAATACCCCAAAAAATAATCCGGTTTCGACAAAAACAATCGTCCAAACTCCGAACAAGCCAAAGGTTTTAATCACTGCTGGCAAGTCACTTAAAAGACGGATTAAATCTCCTAGTTCAGATAGCATAATTGGGTTTCCCTGGTAATTAATTGGGGCTGGTTGTAGAGACGCAAAATTTCCTGTTTATCCCGTTTCTATATAATTCAATTGCGTCTCTACCGAGCATAGTATCTGATACCTGATAGCTGTTAGCTAAAAGTGATGGGTGATTATCTGCCCAGCCATGCTTTAATGATGTCGAGCAGACTGGATCCACCAAACCAAAGGGCAAACAGGATCGAGGAAGTCAGAGTCAGTCCCATCAGACAAACGACTAAACCTGCCAGGGTAATAGCGCCATCGTCATCCATGAGGCCAAAGCCGGTGAGAAATATTCCCATTGCTGGTAGGGTGTTGGTGCCGGGGATGGGTATCATCATGGAAATGGCCATGAGGGAAATTCCCAAACCCATGATAATTCGCCCGCTTAACCCCTTGCAAATAAAAGTTAATCGAGGACGACAAATGATCTCAAGTTTTTGCAACCAAGGCATTCCTGCTTTGACAAAACCTTGTACGGTCTTGAGATCCAAGGAACGAAGCATAATTTTGTTCGGCAGCCAAGGGGATTTGCGACCGCTGATTAATTGTACGGCCAGTAAAAATAGCACTAATCCAAAGGGAGTGGAATAACCGGCGGCAGGGAGTGGCAATGCAGAAGGCAAAGACAGCAGCACAAACAAAAACCCAAAAGTTCTTTCCCCAGCAAGCTGCAAAATATCTGCGAGGGTGACTTGGGGCGATCGCTCTTCTTCAAAAAAATACCGTTGTAATTCAGTGGAAAGTTTAGCCACAGGTGACAGAAACCTAAAAGTTTAAAGGTAAAAGTTTAAGGCATTTTCAGGCATTTTCAGGCAAACATCAGTAATATAAACAATGGGTGAGCGATCGCCCACCCATTGTTTATTTCTGGCGGCGTTTCTTAGGTGCCAGCAGTCCAGGAGTTCATATAAGAAATCTGTTCAGGGGTCAAAGTATCAATGGTAATGCCCATTGCCTTCAACTTCAGACTGGCGATTTCTTGATCCAATTCTGTAGGAATGGAGTGCAAACCCGGTTCTAACTTGCCCTTGTTCTTCACCAGATATTCGCAAGCTAAGGCTTGGTTAGCAAAACTCATATCCATCACGGCGCTGGGGTGGCCTTCGGCGGCGGCCAAGTTAATCAAGCGACCTTCCCCTAAGACGACGATGGATTTACCGGATTTCAGCACATATTCTTCGGTGAAAGGACGCACCGTCCGCACTTCAGAGGACTTGCCTTTCAACGCTTCTAGGTCAATTTCAATGTCAAAGTGACCAGAGTTGCAAACGATCGCCCCATCTTTCATCACGTCGAAATGTTCGCCACGAATCACGTGCTTGTTGCCGGTGACAGTGATGAACATATCCCCATAAGTGGCGGCTTCGGCCATTGGCATCACTTGGAAACCGTCCATCGCTGCTTCGATCGCCTTCACCGGATTGATTTCCGTGACAATCACATTGGCGCCCATGCCTTTAGCCCGCATAGCGGTGCCTTTACCACACCAACCATATCCGACCACGACGATAGTTTTACCCGCCAGGAGGATATTGGTTGCCCGGATAATTCCATCGAGAGTAGACTGACCTGTACCGTAACGATTATCAAAGAAATGCTTGGTGTCCGCATCATTCACGTTCATCGCCGGGAAAGAAAGCACCCCGTCTTTGAACATGGCTTGTAAACGGACGATCCCGGTAGTAGTTTCTTCCGTGGTGCCGATCAGATCCGCGATTTGATGTTGCCGTTCTTGGATCAAGGTAGCGGTCACGTCACTGCCATCATCAATAATAATGTTGGGTTTGTGATCCAGGGCGATATGCACGTGACGGTGATAGGTGGCGTTATCTTCCCCTTTGATCGCAAATACGGGAATCCCTTCATCTACCACTAAGCTGGCGGCTACGTCATCTTGGGTGCTCAGGGGGTTGCTGGCAATGAGGACGGCATCAGCACCACCGGCTTTGAGGGCGATCGCTAAATTAGCGGTTTCCGTGGTGACATGGCAACAAGCCACTAAGCGGATACCGGCAAAAGGCTTTTCTTGGGCAAAACGTTCTTTAATCAGTTTAAGAACAGGCATTTCCCTGCCTGCCCAAGAAATCCGCTGTTTCCCCAGAGGCGCCAAGGAAAGGTCTTTAACTTCGTGGTTTAATTTCGTTGCGGTTGCGATCATCGATTGGTTGTCCTTTACAACTGAAATTTAATTAGTCAACCTTTCTAGTTTAATTCATTAAATCAGAATCTTGTTTTGTTGTTAATTATATTCTGTTGCGTATCTGTTATATTTTATGCAACTGATTCTCCGCTTTTTGGCGGCGACCCGCATTAATAATTAATAATTATTAATTATTAATTGCTTCAAATAACGAACAACAAATAACCAATAACAAATAACCAATAACTATTTTTTGTTAAATTTCGTAAAAATTAGGTTGGCAATAACTTTTAAAGATTTATGATCGACAGCGATGGCTCGATCGCCAAAAACCAGAGAAGCGATCGCTCTTCTTCGGGGATCTAGTTCAAGGACTGGAGTTCTCCTCAGATCCCTGTGGTAGAAGAAAAGCTTTCGGTTAAAAAAACTCATCACAACTAAAGGATCGATCATGGAACAAACAAATGCTGCTAAATTATATACAGCCGTGCAAGAACAACAAGCGTTAAGCGAACAAAAAGAAGCGGCAGAAAACATCCAGGCTTTTATAGAAATGGCTGAACAGCGCGGCTATCATTATACGGAAGAAGAAATTAAGAGCGAACTCAGTCATTTATCAGAAGAAGAATTAGCTTCTTTGCAAAATCCTGGTGTTGGCCCCAGACACCACCTGTTACCCCGATAAATGCCCGATAAATGCCCGATAAATGCCCGATAAATGCCCGATAAATGCCCGATAAATGATTGCTTTGCCGATCTGCGTCAGCAGTTAGCTATCAGCTTGTAAAACTTTTTTAGGAAACGGCGATCGCTCATATTACAGCAGTGAAGCCGTGAGCGATCGGGCAATATTTGCCTGAATTACGGGCAACTGATACCCACCACCGTCTTCACGGGGGCAGGCTTCAAAATAACCAAAAATATCGGTTTTTTTCAGGATATTTTTTTTGATATATTAATCTTGAAAGCAAAACCTATTTTTAGAATATAAATTTATTTTAGGTATAAAAAATTAGCTTTTTAGCTTCCTATTTTTCAAATATTATACGCATCTAATTTTAAAATTTAGCCTCAAGGCATAACCAGGCATTCAGCCAAAGTTACGGGACTGGCAACCCCAATCAAAAAACCATTTTCAATCTGGGTAAAAATCGGGCTAACCAGAGGTAAAAAATATGGGTTTTCCTCCACGAAATAGACAACGGGTGCTGTATCCAAAAATAGCCGCGATACCCCTAATAAAGCTTGGTTAATTCTCATTCTTCTCCTCGGAGTAATTTTTCCCGATGTTCATCTCCTTCACGCCGAGTTCGTGTCACCCATTCCTGGGCATCTTCTCCGAAAAAGGGATACTGCACCATCCCCCGAAACTCACTAATTTTATGTTTCCGCTTCGGTTCTGCGGGGGCAGACTTCATCTGTTCTGCCACCTGTTGAATTAACTCCAACCGCTCATCATTAGAAAGCTGTTCTACTTGTTTTAAGATTGCTTCGAGTAAAGGACTCATTGCCGTCATCTCCTGAATTTTGCCTGGTTATTTTTATGATATAATTTAGATCGGTTTTATGGTTAGCGTGTATTGCCCTAAAACCCTAAAAAAACGGGTTTATTAATTACAGCGGTTTTCAGATTACTAAACCACGATCGGGCGAAGCATGACCGTATTTATATTAATATTTTCAGCAATAATTTGTCTGCGGTCATGCTTCGCCCCTACAAATTATTGTGGTAGATTTAATAAAAAACCGCTGTAAGAGTTTGCTGGAGAAGTCAACTTAACGCATAAAGCCGGTTTTTTATACGCGCAAATCAGTGATTTTTTTTATTTAGAAATCATTTCAGAATCCCTAGCATCCGCTTGAATATTTTGTAAGCGCTTTAAGTCGGCATAGCTAATAATTGCAGCTATAGGTTGACCGAATTTTTCAATTAAAATTTGCTCGCCATTGTCACCAACCAGGGCAATGAGTTCGCCAAAGCGTTCTTGAGCCTGAGTTAAATCTAGTTTATTCATATTTTTTGAACATATAAAAGTCTCGTTATTTTAATATAGCGTCTCGTCTATAGCAGTCCTAAATGATTTATACCTCACCCCCATCCCCTCTCCCTTTCTGGGCCGCCGACGGTTAGGGGTGAGGGCTTATTTCACGATTGATTTAGGATTGCTATAGTCCACGTCACCCAGTCTCGGAAAAGCGCCCCTAACCACTTCTGGCCCAAGAGGGCGCAAGAGGGCGCAAGCATTGCAGGCGCTTTTCCGTACAGCCCCTACATAAAATAACGATTTTTCCCATCCAGGCAAAAACCCCTACAAGATTAGCTTAAAAAGAGGGGTTGGGGCGATCGCGCCGGTTGGCTGCAATCTCTTGAATCGTCATTTCATTGCTAAAATCAACTAAAATAAATTCGTTCCTCTACTTGCCTCAAAGAGATGTCCAGTTTCCATGACCCCAAATTTCTCGACGAACTCTACAACGTCTTTGAACCTTTTAATCCATTATCACCGGGAGACCCGCAATATGTAGACTGTCGCGAAGTCCGGGGGGATGGGGATATTTTAGAGGAATTGGGTAATAAAATTCGTCGATCGCAGCGCATGACTTGTCAACTCTATGCGGGACATCGTGGGGCGGGGAAATCCACGGAACTGCTACGTCTCAAGCAATATTTGGAACAAAATCAATTTTTAGTAGTATATTTTGCCGCCGACGAAGCGGATATTGATCCGGAAGATGCCGAATATGCGGATATTTTACTCGCTTGTACTCGCCATATTCTGGAAGACCTGAAAGATATTGCTAGACCAGATCCATTGACAGAATGGTTGCGGGGTCGGTGGCAAGAATTAAAAGACTTAGCCCTCACCGAGGTCAAGTTTGAAACCTTATCGGTGGAGGGACAAATTGCCCAGTTTGCCAAACTCACCGCTAATTTACGGGCAGTTCCTTCTCTACGGCGCCAAATTCGCGACAAAATAAATCCTTATACGGTCACGTTGACTCAAGCATTAAATGAGTTTATTGCCGAGGCGAAAAATAACCTGCCCAACGGCTGTGAAAAACTCGCGGTGATTGTGGATAACTTAGACCGGATGGTTCTCATACCCCAGGACAATGGACGGACTAACCATGAGGAAATTTTTATTGACCGCAGCGAACAACTGCGATCGCTAGATTGCCATTTAGTTTATACGGTGCCCATTTCTTTGGTGTATTCCCGTCGGTCAACAGATTTACGCGATATTTATAGCGACCCCCAAGTATTGCCGATGATTATGGTGCAAAATCCTGATGAGACAACTCATCAACCAGGGGTGGATAAATTAACGGAAATTATTACTAAACGAGTCGAAAGAGTGGCTAAAGCTGCTTTAGAATCAGAAGTTTTGACGACCGAGATTTTTGAAAGTGCCGAAGTAGTGCAACGGTTATGTTTAATGAGTGGCGGTCATGTTCGCAATTTACTCCTATTAATTCAAGCAGCAATTAATCGCACGCATCAGCTACCGATTTCTAAGAAAGAAGTCCAACGGGCGATTACCGAAGCGCGAGATACTTATCGCCGTACTGTGGAACATGATGAATGGCAACTTTTAGCCCAGGTTCACCGCAGTAAGCAAATTATCAACGAAGACCAAACCCGCAATTTATTATTTAATCGCTGTTTGTTGGAATATCGTTATTTAGATAATGATGGAGAGTTGCAACGA encodes:
- a CDS encoding copper resistance system multicopper oxidase, with product MINRRKFLYFTTGLGMALGCKQLIPVYGQQPGDIQPSSATHEYPDLIELFIQETPFTIGRKTGTAVTVNNVLPAPIIRWKEGQTATIKVTNNLKEDTSIHWHGIILPANMDGVPGISFAGIKPGQTFTYQFPINQSGTYWYHSHSGMQEQLGHYGAIIIDPIQPDPFACNRDYVILISDWTFENPHQIMKNLKKMGAYYNYQRRTVSTFFEDIHWRQMRMDPTDIADVTGATYTYLMNGLAPESNWTGLFKPGEKVRLRFINASAMTFFDIRIPGLKMTVIQGDGQNVQPVTVDEFRIGVAETYDVIVEPQDEQAYTIFAETMDRSGYARGTLAIRQGLSAAIPDRRERPLRTMADMGMDHSEHSEHSGHNMSGNSEHSGHSGHSGHDMSSHSEHSGHSGHDMSSHSEHSGHDMSSEDMPNFDWQINESRNHGRGQAGTPMMVKNRLNEPGIGLENTGTRVLVYTDLRSVAPREDQRKPEREIELHLTGNMERYMWSFNGKKYSEEKEITFYYGERLRLTFVNQTMMEHPIHLHGMWMELDNGAGEYKPRKHTVIVKPAEKMSVEVNVDARGKWAFHCHLMYHMEMGMFRTIAVVDRAAEVG
- a CDS encoding copper resistance protein B, which encodes MKGKQISICLNVILNLIGITGTLTLANILAYPLSSYGEPAKELDNFYPTLESLESTEWQFSQSHDHSDHHSDHNSYHHSNNHSDHNSNHHSDHHSGEHDWPEPIHDNHTYSLILLEQLEYRANEGEDSLNWDAVSWVGGDYERLWIKTEGEVGLEDGNGEAELQLLYGQLITPFFDGQVGLAYQQLYGDTSKGRAFGVVGVQGMLPYMVETDAAIFISHKGDISAKLSAEKQLLLSQRLILEPKLETHLAIQDVEEFGVGSGINDLELGLRLRYEINRELAPYMGINWTRKFGKTADFAKEEGEAVDNFAVVGGLRLMF
- a CDS encoding DedA family protein, whose product is MLSELGDLIRLLSDLPAVIKTFGLFGVWTIVFVETGLFFGVLLPGNSMLFTAGVFASQGLFNIGVLTMGVFVCAVLGNNVGYATGHRFGRRLFTKEDSWFFHKKHLITAHNFYERHGKQTILMARFLPIIRTFGCIVAGIAEMNYRTFLIYNVGGGVVWGFGMPLLGYSLGNLIGEDIDKYLLPIILLIITTSCSTSLFHLYKEHRRNKSNY
- a CDS encoding exopolysaccharide biosynthesis protein, producing MAKLSTELQRYFFEEERSPQVTLADILQLAGERTFGFLFVLLSLPSALPLPAAGYSTPFGLVLFLLAVQLISGRKSPWLPNKIMLRSLDLKTVQGFVKAGMPWLQKLEIICRPRLTFICKGLSGRIIMGLGISLMAISMMIPIPGTNTLPAMGIFLTGFGLMDDDGAITLAGLVVCLMGLTLTSSILFALWFGGSSLLDIIKAWLGR
- the ahcY gene encoding adenosylhomocysteinase, with translation MIATATKLNHEVKDLSLAPLGKQRISWAGREMPVLKLIKERFAQEKPFAGIRLVACCHVTTETANLAIALKAGGADAVLIASNPLSTQDDVAASLVVDEGIPVFAIKGEDNATYHRHVHIALDHKPNIIIDDGSDVTATLIQERQHQIADLIGTTEETTTGIVRLQAMFKDGVLSFPAMNVNDADTKHFFDNRYGTGQSTLDGIIRATNILLAGKTIVVVGYGWCGKGTAMRAKGMGANVIVTEINPVKAIEAAMDGFQVMPMAEAATYGDMFITVTGNKHVIRGEHFDVMKDGAIVCNSGHFDIEIDLEALKGKSSEVRTVRPFTEEYVLKSGKSIVVLGEGRLINLAAAEGHPSAVMDMSFANQALACEYLVKNKGKLEPGLHSIPTELDQEIASLKLKAMGITIDTLTPEQISYMNSWTAGT
- a CDS encoding Nif11-like leader peptide family natural product precursor, giving the protein MEQTNAAKLYTAVQEQQALSEQKEAAENIQAFIEMAEQRGYHYTEEEIKSELSHLSEEELASLQNPGVGPRHHLLPR
- a CDS encoding type II toxin-antitoxin system prevent-host-death family antitoxin, translating into MNKLDLTQAQERFGELIALVGDNGEQILIEKFGQPIAAIISYADLKRLQNIQADARDSEMISK
- a CDS encoding ATP-binding protein, with protein sequence MSSFHDPKFLDELYNVFEPFNPLSPGDPQYVDCREVRGDGDILEELGNKIRRSQRMTCQLYAGHRGAGKSTELLRLKQYLEQNQFLVVYFAADEADIDPEDAEYADILLACTRHILEDLKDIARPDPLTEWLRGRWQELKDLALTEVKFETLSVEGQIAQFAKLTANLRAVPSLRRQIRDKINPYTVTLTQALNEFIAEAKNNLPNGCEKLAVIVDNLDRMVLIPQDNGRTNHEEIFIDRSEQLRSLDCHLVYTVPISLVYSRRSTDLRDIYSDPQVLPMIMVQNPDETTHQPGVDKLTEIITKRVERVAKAALESEVLTTEIFESAEVVQRLCLMSGGHVRNLLLLIQAAINRTHQLPISKKEVQRAITEARDTYRRTVEHDEWQLLAQVHRSKQIINEDQTRNLLFNRCLLEYRYLDNDGELQRWSDVHPLIKNLPEFKAAVAALEKS